In the Gopherus flavomarginatus isolate rGopFla2 chromosome 6, rGopFla2.mat.asm, whole genome shotgun sequence genome, one interval contains:
- the NANOS1 gene encoding nanos homolog 1 has protein sequence METFPPGKLEPHQPVEFLQGARYGAKSHPAYGNAFNSWNDYLGLATLITKAVGEEKGFGTEPPSVVVAAAVQPAPEEDEEEEDEEEEDAGTPYFEGALHLHDFDLCGHHHHGESFLEERFADFSPFSGRASPAALVFDCSPAHLPRDRSPHAWGGGRLPAPPKPGSRLLKPELQVCVFCRNNKEAVALYTTHILKGPDGRVLCPVLRRYTCPLCGASGDNAHTIKYCPLSKMQAGAAKQQLRSARTALGKKLR, from the coding sequence ATGGAGACGTTCCCCCCCGGCAAGCTGGAGCCGCACCAGCCCGTGGAGTTCCTGCAGGGCGCCCGCTACGGGGCCAAGAGCCACCCCGCCTACGGGAACGCGTTTAACTCGTGGAATGACTATCTGGGGCTGGCCACGCTGATCACCAAGGCCGTGGGCGAGGAGAAGGGCTTCGGGACCGAGCCCCCCTCCGTGGTGGTGGCCGCCGCCGTGCAGCCGGCCCCggaggaggacgaggaggaggaggacgaggaggaggaagacgCGGGGACCCCGTATTTCGAAGGCGCGTTGCACTTGCACGACTTCGACCTGTGCGGCCACCACCACCACGGCGAGAGCTTCCTGGAGGAGCGGTTCGCCGACTTCAGCCCCTTCTCCGGCCGCGCCAGCCCCGCCGCGCTGGTCTTCGACTGCTCCCCGGCTCACCTGCCGCGGGACCGCTCCCCTCACGCGTGGGGCGGCGGGCGGCTCCCCGCGCCCCCGAAGCCCGGCTCCCGGCTGCTCaagccggagctgcaggtctGCGTCTTCTGCAGGAATAACAAAGAAGCCGTCGCCCTCtacaccactcacatcctcaagGGACCCGACGGCCGGGTCTTGTGCCCCGTGCTGCGGAGATACACGTGCCCCCTGTGCGGGGCCAGTGGGGACAATGCCCACACCATCAAGTACTGCCCCCTCTCCAAAATGCAGGCCGGTGCCGCCAAGCAGCAGCTCCGGAGCGCCAGGACCGCCTTGGGCAAGAAACTCCGCTAG